TTCCCACCGGGCGAGCGCGAGGGCGATGGCCATCGAAGCGAGCAGGAAGGTCGCGCGGTTAAGCGGGCGGTCGACCAGTTCGGCGAGCAGGCAGCCATAGTCGCGGCGCATGACGCGGGTGCCCAGCGGGGTGGTGACGATGTCCTCGCACGACTGGGCAAGGTGTTCGTCGCCCGAGAGCGTGGCGCCGCTCGTGCGGCTCATGCCGGTCGAGACTATCACAGGGGACCGCCGCTCTGGCCCGAGCCACCCTGCACGCTGCCGTGCCGGTGGGCGGAAAGGCTGATCCCGGCCCCGGTCACGTCGCCCGTCGCGGTGATCGTGCCGCTCACGGCCAGATCGCCGGTGAGGGCCAGTTTGCCACCATCGGGCAGCGCGAAGGCCAGAACATGGGCTTGCGGATCGTAGGACAGCACCGCGCCGTCGCGGAACCGGACGAGGTCGGTCACCCCGTTGCCGGGCAGGGGGAAGGCGTCGCAGGTGATGCCGCCCAGCGCGATGGCCGCGCCGATCTCGCCCGCCGGGCACAGCACCAGCACCTGTTCACCCACGGCGGGCGGTGCCCAGACGCGGGTCTGGCCCATGCGCGGCGCGGCCCAGCGGATCGGGCCGGTGCGCAAGTTGTCGTCGATCTCGACCACGCACGTTCCGGCGGTCAGATCGACCGAGACCACATGGCCAAAGCGGATCAGTTCGTCGGGATCGGTGAGGGTGCTTTCGGGGCTACGCATGGATGCTCATTGGCCATGGCCGCGCGCATCGGGCCATGGGGCGCGGTTGTGAGAGCAGGCCTCACAACGCGCGCGGGTGGCACAGGGGCCGGGGCCGGGGTGATAGCGGGGCCATGGTATCCAGCACGTCCGCCCTCGACCTGTCGCAACTCGCCCCTCCCGAGGTGGTCGAGCAGCTTTCCTATGAGGCGATCCGGGCCGCGATTGTCGATCAGCTGGTGGCCGAACTGCCCGCCTTCGACGCGACGGTGACCAGTGATCCGGCGGTCAAGGTGCTCGAGGTGGTCGCCTATCGCGAGATGCTGATCCGCCAGCAGTTCAACGAGCGGGCGCGACAGGTGATGCTGGCCTATGCCACGGGCAGCAATCTCGATCAGCTGGGCGCGCTGCTCGATGTGGGGCGTCTGGAAGGCGAGGACGACACGGCCTATCGCGCGCGCATCCAGCTGGCTCCCGAGGCGTTCTCGGTGGCCGGGCCTGCCAGTGCCTATCGCTTCTATGCGCTTTCCGCCGCGCCCACGATTGCCGATGCCAGCGTCGCCGCGCCCCGGCCTGACGACATCCGCGCGGTGGTCATGGGGTGCCTGGCCGCGCAAGGGGCCGTGGCCGATCTGGTCGCGGCGATGGAGGCCGCGCTCGATGCGATGGTCTGGCCGGGCACGGTGATCATCTCGCTGCTCTCCAGTCTGGGCGATGGCTCGGCCAGCGCGGCGGAGATCGAGGCGGTCGAGATGGCCGTCGCCGAAGACGTGCGCCCGCTGACTGACTGGCCGAAGGTCGTTTCGGCCAGCATCGTGCCCTACGAGATCGACATCGACCTGACCATCTACACCGGCCCTGACGAGACCGTGGTGCTGGCCGCCGTGCAGCAGGCGGTCGAGGCCTATCGCGCCGGGGCGCGCAAGCTGGGCCGGGCGATCACCCGCGCCGGGCTGTTCGGCGCGGCGATGGTCAGCGGGGTTCACAACGCGGTGATCAACCAGCCCCCGGCGGATGTGCCGATCACCCGCCAGCAGGCGGGAGCATGCCTGGGCGTGGCGGTGCGGATTGCTGGCCATGTCGACTGATAGCCTGCTCCCGCCCAATGCCACCCCGCTCGAAACCGGGCTGGCGCGGCTTGGCCAGCGGCTCTCGGCGGTGGAACTGCCGATTGCCGATCTGTGGAACCCGCAGACCTGCCCGCTGCCCGCGCTGCCCTGGCTCGCCTGGGGCCTTGCGATCAGCCACTGGAAAACGGGCTGGAGTGTGGAGGCCAAACGCGCGGCCATCGCGGACGCGATCCCCTATCATCGTCGCAAGGGCACCCGCAGCGCCGTCGAAGAGGTGCTGGGCCGCTACCATCCCTCACTCAAGCTGATCGAGTGGCATGAGGCCGTGCCCCGCCGCGAGCCGCATACGTTCGAGGTACGCGCCCCGGCGGACGTCGGTGCCTTTTTCCTGACACCGGCGATGTCCGAGCAGATCATCGCGGATGTCGACATCGCCAAACCGGCCCGCTCCCATTTCCACTTCGTCCATGTACTCGACACGAGTGCAAGCCTGTTCCTTGCCGTGGCGGGCGCCGGTGGCGCGATGTTCCGCACCGATGCCGCAGCGCAGCTGGACACCTCCCGCGACTGGTCGGCGGTGTTCCAGACAGAAACAGGCGAGCCGCTCTTCCTGCCTGATGGCAGCGACTATCTGGAGACACACTGATGACCTCCCTGGTCTTCCACCTCACCGCTGCCGGTGTCGCGGCGGTGACCGCTGCTGCCGGTTCGGCGTCCACGGTGATCGCCCAAGTCGGGCTGACCGCCACCGCCTTTGATTTTGCCCCCACGCTCACCGCGCTGCCCGGTGAGTTCAAGCGCCTCGATGGCGTTGCCGGTACTTCTGCCGGGGACAACATCGTCCACATTGAGGCATTCGATAATTCGCAGGATACCTGGACCGCAACCGGTGCCGGGATCTACCTGTCGGATGGCACCCTGTTCGCCGCGATCAGTTCGCCCGACCCGATCCTGTCAAAGGCCGGTCTGGCCTTTGCCCTGGTCGCCTTCGACGTCGCGTTCACTGCCGAAATCGTCGAGAATATCTCGTTCGGCAATCCGGCGTTCACCCCGCCGCCCGCCACGACACAGACCCGGGGCCTTGTCGAACTGGCCACCGTGGCCGAGGCGCAGGCCGGGATCGACGCCCTGCGCGCCCTCACACCCCAGGCCGCCCAGGCGGCCATCCTCGGATGGCTGCTGACGCAGGATGGGGCAGGTTCGGGCCTGGACGCGGACCTGCTCGATGGCCAGCAGGGCAGCTATTACACCGACATCGCCGCGCGTCTCGGCTATGTGCCATGGGGACCGACCAACGACGGGGCGGGGAGTGGCCTCGATGCCGATCTGCTCGACGGTCTGGACAGCAGCTATTTCGTGAACATCCCGGCGCGTCTGGGATACACCCCGGTCAACAAGGCGGGGGACAACGTTACCGGCACCTTTGTTTTCGGAACGGCAGGTGGGAACCGGGCGGAGGCACGCGCCAGCGGCGACTTGCACACCCGTACAGGACCCGATCGCGGCATATTGCGCTTCGGTGACAGCAATACGCGTTACATAGAATACAATGGGTCACGGTTTTACTTCAACGAATGCGAGATATACAGTGGTCCCAGCAATTCGCTGACGTGGAACGCGGGTAACGACGGCGCCGGTTCTGGTCTCGATGCCGATCTGCTCGATGGGCAGCAGGGCAGCTGGTACGCGGACATCATCGGCCGACTGGGCTATGCCCCGGTGCAACAGGGCACGGGTGTCGGCCAGCAGTCCAATGCCATCAAGATTGGCTGGAACGGCAGCAAGTTGCAGCTGACCGTCGACACTTACGATCAGGGCAACATCGTCACCGAGCCCAATCTGGCGAACGCGACCCTGAACGTGAACGCCGCCTACGTGCAGCGCAACAACAACCACTTGTGGGGGCCCGACAACGACGGTTCCGGCTCAGGCCTCGACGCGGACCTGTTCGACGGTTTTCAGGCCGATGCCTTCGCGCGGATCACCGCCCAGTCGATCGGCAGCACCGGCTATCTCGCTCTGAGCAACGGGTTGAAGATCGTCTACGGGACCGTTCCGTTGACGCAGGACACCTACAGCTACGCAACCTTTCCCATCGCGTTTGAAAACGTCCCGGCCGTGGTCTTCCCGACGATCGATGCCGTCAACAATGCGTCCGACCAGAATACCCTGCTGACGGCCAGGACGGTCAACGGCTTTACCGTCTTTCAGGCCGCCGACATCTCCAATGTCACGCTCCCCTACATCGCAATCGGACGGTGAACGATGATCTACTTCAGCCCCTCGACCTGCGGCTTCTATGAGGACGGGCACGGCGCTCCCGCGCCGCCTGACGCCATCGCGATCACCGCCGACGAACGCGACCGCGCCCTGGCCGATCTGCGGCCCGGCCACAGGATTGTCGCCGGGGACGATGGAAAGCCGGTGGTCGCCGCGGCCCCGCTCTCCCGTGACGACGTGC
The genomic region above belongs to Novosphingobium sp. IK01 and contains:
- a CDS encoding GPW/gp25 family protein codes for the protein MSRTSGATLSGDEHLAQSCEDIVTTPLGTRVMRRDYGCLLAELVDRPLNRATFLLASMAIALALARWEPRITVRQVTVSGDLASGRAVTEITGTRAGTTANALTRLTIPLTRLAA
- a CDS encoding phage baseplate assembly protein V; its protein translation is MRSPESTLTDPDELIRFGHVVSVDLTAGTCVVEIDDNLRTGPIRWAAPRMGQTRVWAPPAVGEQVLVLCPAGEIGAAIALGGITCDAFPLPGNGVTDLVRFRDGAVLSYDPQAHVLAFALPDGGKLALTGDLAVSGTITATGDVTGAGISLSAHRHGSVQGGSGQSGGPL
- a CDS encoding baseplate J/gp47 family protein, whose amino-acid sequence is MVSSTSALDLSQLAPPEVVEQLSYEAIRAAIVDQLVAELPAFDATVTSDPAVKVLEVVAYREMLIRQQFNERARQVMLAYATGSNLDQLGALLDVGRLEGEDDTAYRARIQLAPEAFSVAGPASAYRFYALSAAPTIADASVAAPRPDDIRAVVMGCLAAQGAVADLVAAMEAALDAMVWPGTVIISLLSSLGDGSASAAEIEAVEMAVAEDVRPLTDWPKVVSASIVPYEIDIDLTIYTGPDETVVLAAVQQAVEAYRAGARKLGRAITRAGLFGAAMVSGVHNAVINQPPADVPITRQQAGACLGVAVRIAGHVD
- a CDS encoding phage tail protein I yields the protein MSTDSLLPPNATPLETGLARLGQRLSAVELPIADLWNPQTCPLPALPWLAWGLAISHWKTGWSVEAKRAAIADAIPYHRRKGTRSAVEEVLGRYHPSLKLIEWHEAVPRREPHTFEVRAPADVGAFFLTPAMSEQIIADVDIAKPARSHFHFVHVLDTSASLFLAVAGAGGAMFRTDAAAQLDTSRDWSAVFQTETGEPLFLPDGSDYLETH
- a CDS encoding tail fiber assembly protein — its product is MIYFSPSTCGFYEDGHGAPAPPDAIAITADERDRALADLRPGHRIVAGDDGKPVVAAAPLSRDDVLAVIRRRRNVLLAACDWTQAADSPIPDTARSAWAAYRQALRDLPGTAADLTPLAWPLPPA